One Comamonas sp. 26 genomic region harbors:
- a CDS encoding NRAMP family divalent metal transporter, which translates to MKHFFARKFPHGFLLIPRSMAAARRLGPGLITGAADDDPSGIATYSQAGAQWRFGLVWMLLLTTPLMIGIQMLSARIGWATGRGLAANMVTLCPRWLTRSLIALLVVANTINIAADIGAMAEAARLIVGGSPVLFSLLFGAVCLLAQVFFSYERSVRLLKWLTLSLLAYFAVVMVVHVPLKQMTIESLQPWHFMPAHASLSDYAAMMVAVLGTTISPYLFFWQASQEVEDQRLRPDTAALRKFPTYVQEHLARIRLDTTVGMLLSNGVALSIVVATAVTLNLNGITEIQTSAQAAEALRPVAGDLAFTVFALGIIGTGLLAVPVLAGSAAYAVSEVLGWKASLSHGFHEARGFYGLIIAATGLGTVLGMLEVDPIKALVWSAVVNGVISVPIMAVMLWLGQSPRIMGELTISLRHRLLGWGATLLMGVAVVVMLVTL; encoded by the coding sequence ATGAAACACTTCTTCGCCCGGAAATTCCCTCACGGATTTCTGCTCATCCCTCGCAGCATGGCTGCTGCCCGCCGCCTGGGTCCAGGCCTGATTACCGGCGCTGCCGACGACGATCCAAGTGGCATTGCCACCTACTCGCAAGCTGGCGCTCAATGGCGCTTTGGTCTGGTGTGGATGCTGTTGCTGACCACGCCGCTGATGATTGGCATTCAGATGCTGTCTGCCCGCATCGGCTGGGCCACCGGCCGTGGGCTGGCTGCCAATATGGTGACGCTGTGTCCGCGCTGGCTCACGCGCAGCCTGATTGCGCTGCTGGTGGTTGCCAACACCATCAATATTGCGGCCGACATTGGCGCCATGGCCGAGGCCGCACGCCTGATCGTCGGGGGCTCGCCGGTGTTGTTCAGCCTGCTGTTTGGCGCAGTGTGCCTGCTGGCTCAGGTGTTTTTCTCGTACGAGCGCTCGGTGCGGCTTCTCAAATGGCTGACGCTGTCGCTGCTCGCCTATTTCGCCGTGGTGATGGTGGTGCATGTGCCGCTCAAGCAAATGACGATTGAGTCACTGCAGCCCTGGCACTTCATGCCAGCTCACGCTTCGCTGAGCGACTATGCCGCCATGATGGTGGCCGTGCTGGGCACCACCATCAGCCCCTATCTTTTCTTCTGGCAAGCCTCGCAGGAGGTGGAAGACCAGCGCCTGCGCCCCGACACCGCTGCGCTGCGCAAGTTCCCCACCTATGTGCAAGAGCATCTGGCCCGTATCCGGCTGGACACGACTGTGGGCATGCTGCTGTCCAACGGCGTGGCGCTGAGCATTGTGGTGGCCACCGCCGTCACGCTGAATCTGAATGGCATCACCGAAATTCAGACCTCCGCACAGGCTGCCGAGGCACTGCGCCCCGTCGCGGGCGACCTGGCTTTTACGGTGTTTGCGCTGGGCATCATCGGCACAGGGCTGCTGGCCGTACCAGTGCTGGCGGGCTCGGCCGCCTATGCGGTGAGCGAGGTTCTGGGCTGGAAGGCCAGTCTCTCGCACGGCTTTCATGAAGCACGCGGTTTTTACGGGCTGATCATTGCCGCCACAGGTCTTGGCACGGTTCTGGGCATGCTGGAGGTCGACCCCATCAAAGCGCTGGTCTGGAGCGCCGTGGTCAACGGCGTGATCTCGGTGCCCATCATGGCCGTGATGCTGTGGCTGGGCCAATCGCCACGCATCATGGGCGAGCTGACTATCTCGCTGCGCCACCGCCTGCTGGGCTGGGGCGCTACGCTGCTGATGGGCGTAGCCGTTGTGGTGATGCTGGTGACGCTGTAG
- the msrA gene encoding peptide-methionine (S)-S-oxide reductase MsrA, with protein MKSFALTAGSLAAAALLGYAVPSFAEASRRVPSPTVDLIAAPTAKTESAVFAGGCFWGVQGVFQHVKGVSNALSGYAGGAAKMARYEDVGTGRTGHAEAVRITYDPQQVSYGKLLQIYFSVAHDPTELNRQGPDTGTQYRSTVFAENAEQARIAKDYIAQLNQTKTYGKPLATTVELSKPFYVAEDYHQDYLTLHPNQPYIAINDLPKLDELRKLFPESYTVAPALVHAAKASKS; from the coding sequence ATGAAGTCCTTCGCACTGACCGCCGGCAGCTTGGCCGCTGCAGCGCTGCTTGGGTATGCCGTGCCCAGCTTCGCGGAAGCGTCCCGCCGCGTACCGTCTCCCACGGTCGACCTGATTGCGGCACCCACAGCAAAGACCGAAAGTGCAGTCTTCGCCGGTGGCTGCTTCTGGGGCGTCCAAGGCGTGTTCCAACATGTCAAGGGCGTAAGCAATGCCCTTTCTGGCTATGCCGGAGGCGCTGCCAAGATGGCGCGCTACGAGGATGTAGGCACGGGCCGTACTGGCCATGCCGAAGCGGTGCGTATCACCTACGACCCTCAGCAAGTCAGCTACGGCAAGTTGCTGCAAATCTATTTCTCGGTGGCGCACGACCCGACCGAGCTGAACCGCCAGGGGCCCGATACCGGCACGCAATACCGCTCGACCGTGTTTGCGGAAAATGCCGAGCAGGCGCGCATCGCGAAGGACTACATCGCCCAACTCAACCAGACCAAAACCTACGGCAAGCCGCTGGCCACGACGGTTGAACTGTCCAAGCCTTTTTACGTCGCCGAGGACTATCACCAAGACTATCTGACACTGCATCCGAATCAGCCCTATATCGCGATCAACGATCTGCCGAAGCTCGACGAGCTGAGAAAGCTGTTCCCCGAGAGTTATACGGTTGCGCCAGCGCTGGTTCACGCGGCTAAGGCAAGCAAATCGTGA
- a CDS encoding pentapeptide MXKDX repeat protein, which translates to MNKLTTTLLATCLAVAGASAFAADDMSKDSMAKDSMAKDSMSKDGMKKDSMGKDSMKKDSMKKDGMKKDSMSKDGMKKDGMGKDDMSKDSMSKY; encoded by the coding sequence ATGAACAAGCTCACCACAACCCTGCTTGCCACTTGTCTCGCCGTCGCTGGCGCCTCGGCCTTTGCCGCCGATGACATGTCCAAGGACAGCATGGCCAAGGATTCGATGGCGAAGGACTCCATGTCCAAGGACGGCATGAAGAAAGACTCCATGGGCAAGGACAGCATGAAGAAAGACAGCATGAAAAAGGACGGTATGAAGAAGGATTCAATGTCCAAGGATGGGATGAAAAAGGATGGCATGGGCAAGGACGACATGTCCAAGGACTCGATGTCCAAGTACTGA
- a CDS encoding molybdopterin-dependent oxidoreductase codes for MKIFKPHTLLDIDADAVLGEARTQIAKQLDQPARRIFLQRTLTLGGLSLLTGCSISDDKHVEAALSKISRFNDKIQGLIFSPSQLAPTYTEAEITRPFPFNAYYGEDEIREVDEASYRLEVTGMVADKHAWSLAELRAMQQEEQITRHICVEGWSAIGRWGGVRFSDFLRRIGADTSAKYVGFKCVDDYYTSIDMPTALHPQTLLTLSYDGQPLPPKYGFPMKLRMPTKLGYKNPKYIQAMFVTNTYSGGYWEDQGYNWFGGS; via the coding sequence TGTTGGGTGAAGCCCGCACGCAGATTGCCAAGCAGCTCGATCAGCCCGCACGCCGCATTTTTTTGCAACGCACGCTTACGCTCGGCGGCCTGTCGCTGCTGACCGGTTGCAGCATCAGCGATGACAAACATGTCGAAGCCGCGCTCAGCAAAATTTCACGCTTCAACGACAAGATACAGGGCCTGATTTTTAGTCCGTCGCAGCTGGCTCCTACCTATACCGAAGCTGAGATCACGCGGCCCTTTCCCTTCAACGCCTACTACGGTGAGGACGAAATCCGCGAGGTGGACGAGGCCAGCTATCGACTCGAAGTGACCGGCATGGTCGCCGACAAGCATGCCTGGAGCCTGGCCGAGCTGCGTGCCATGCAGCAGGAGGAGCAGATTACCCGCCACATTTGCGTGGAAGGCTGGAGCGCTATCGGCAGGTGGGGTGGTGTGCGTTTTTCCGATTTTCTGCGTCGTATCGGAGCCGACACCAGCGCCAAATACGTGGGCTTCAAATGCGTGGACGACTACTACACCAGTATCGACATGCCTACCGCCTTGCATCCGCAGACGTTGCTTACTCTGAGCTATGACGGGCAGCCGCTGCCGCCCAAATATGGCTTTCCGATGAAGCTGCGCATGCCTACAAAGCTTGGCTACAAGAACCCCAAGTACATCCAGGCGATGTTCGTTACCAACACCTATTCCGGTGGCTACTGGGAAGACCAGGGCTACAACTGGTTCGGAGGGAGCTGA